The genomic window TGCCGAACGCGGACCAGGCGATTCCGGCTCCCGCCAGGGCCAGCAGCCCGAAACCCCAGGGCAGCAACGAATGCGCGCCGAGGCGATCGACGAAACGGCCCGCCACCGGCGATGCGAGCGCGAGGGTGCCGCTGACGAGCAACAGCACGAATCCCGCCTGCCGCACGTCGAAGTCTCGGCCCTGGGTCAGGTACGTCGGAATCACCAGCAGCGCAGCGGCATAGAACAAGCCGAGGGAGAAGTCCGAGACGATCGCGGCGACGAACCTGCGATTACCGAACAACGCGGGATCGATCAACGGGTTCGCCGCGCGACGCTCCGCCACGATCCCGACCGCGACGGCGACGACCAGGACAAACCCGGCGAGCAGCACCCAGGGCGACAGCCACCCGCGTAGGTCGCCGAGCACGAAAATGCCCACCGCCGAAACCACCGCGAGCGCGACAACGACCTGACCGGGCCAATCGGTGCCGCCGGTGCGGTCGGGCTGCACCTGCGGGACCGCGAGCGCAATGGCGATCAGTGCCGCGATGCCGAGCGGAATATTGATCCAGAAGATCGACTGCCAGCCGAGGCTTGGCACCAGCAGGCCGCCGAGCACCGGCCCGATGGCCAACCCCAACCCGTTCACCGAGTACAGCCAGCCGATCGCCTTTCCTCGATCGCCTTGCGGGAAAAGCGATTCCACCAGTGTCGAGGTGCTCGTATACAGCACGGCGCAGGCGGCGCCCTGGACGAAGCGGGCGATGAGCAGCGTGCCGATCGACCATGATGCGGCCGCACCCGCGGAGGCGATCACGAACAGGGCCAAGCCGAACAGCAACACCCGCCGACGCCCGAGTCGATCTGCGACGCGTCCCGCCGTGACCATGAACATCGACAGCGCCATGAGGAAGACGCCGAGGGTGAGCTCGGTATTCGACGCACCCGCCTGCAAATCGTCGCCGATGGCGGGCAGTGCGGTGGTGACGATGGTCAGATCGATGCACCCGAGGAACGACGCTACCGCGAGTCCGGCGAATCCGGCGATGCGCCGCTGGCCGGGGATCTCGGTCGTCATTGCTCCGCCCCTTCCGCGTTGTGCAGCGCGGACTTTCGCTTCTTGAAGCGCAATGGGAGCCACGCGACCCGGTCCGGGTGTTCCGGCTCGACGAACAGTTCCCTGGTGCGCCCCATCGCCGCGGAAATCCGCTGCGGGTAGATCACATAGTCGAAACCCTCGTGCGCCCACAGCGGCATGATGATCGGGCATTCTTCCAAAAGGTATGCGCGGCAAGACTTCCGGACCATGTCCTGATCGACATCCGGTTCCCGGGTCAGTCGCCGCTCGATGAACCGGTCGATGGTGCTGTCGACGGCGTTTCGATAGCGGTCGTCGGTTTCGTAGGCCTGCTCGACCGCGTCGTAGAGGTCGCCGTAGCGGGGATGGGAAAGCGCGAAGTCCCATCGCAAAATGTTGGTGGGGCAGTCGATCTGGTTCAAGTAGCCGATATTGCGGGTGATCCATTCGTCACCCGCGATGCGGGCACGTGCGTGCCGGTCGATATCGGTTCCGCCGCTGAGGTTGTGCCGTTGCAGGGTGTCCGCGACGGCGATAGCGCAGCGGCCGAAGTTCGAGCGGTTGATCAGATCGATTGTTGCCGCGAGCTTTTCGCCTTCGTGGTAGTCCGCGCCGACACTGACCAGCAGTACCGTGGAGCGACCTTCGGTGGTGATGGTGTCCGACCGTAGGTCGTATGCGGCTTTGTGCGACGCCGAGAGCAGCGTAGTTGTCGTCATCAGCTCCACACCTTCAACGACTCGGCCGGATCGCTCACCCCGATGAACAAGCCGATGGTGATGCGGGGACGGTCCTGCGACGGAGCGACGGCATGGACGCGACGCGGGTCGATGAAGATCGCGTCGCCGACCCGCGGTGTGATCACCACGGCCGGGTTGCCGACGGATGCGCGGTCGATGCCGTACACGCGGTCGCCGGACCGATCCCGATACTCGCGTTCGTCCGGGTAGTCGTCCCAGATCTCCAACTCCCCGCCCCGGTCCGGCACGTCCAGGTAGACGTTGACCGACAGTTGGCGGCGGATCCGAATAGCGAAGTCCTCCGGCAGGTTTCGGCCGATATTGTCCGTATGCGGCTCCAGATCCACCCCCGCCAGCTGGTAGCGCGCGACGCCCGCGAAGAAGGCTTGCCCGTCGCGGCGGAGCAAACTTGCTCCGGACGGCCAGATCTCGTCGAGCAGCAGCCGAAGGTCGTCCGCGGGATAGGAATACGGCGCGGCGATGGCGCGCAGCCGCTCGATGTTGTGATGCGCCTCCTCGAAGTACCGCTTGCGTCCGGCCTCGGTGTTCGTCTCCGAGAACGCGTGTCCGATGCGGCGGAACTGCGGGTCGGTGCCGAGCGGGCCGTGATCCTGCCTGCCGACGAAGGCTTTTCGCAGGTGCGCCAGTGCGTCGGGCCGGACGAACCCGGCCAGCCGAACGGCGTGAACGTCGCCGTTCAACAGTGCCGTCAACGAGTCGTGATCGAATCCCTGCCTGGTGGTGTCCAACACGCGTTCTCCGAGAGATGGCGTGGCCGTAGTCATGTCGTTCCCCTCTGGTTGTCGCTCGATGGACCGGGCACAGGCCCGGGCAGGAGAAATGAGGTGGTCCCAGCGGACATGGTTTCGACCCCCATCCCTCCAGAGGGCCCCACAACGGGAAGGGGCCCGCGCTTGCCCGGGCCGCATTACGCGGCTCGGCCTGGTCTTGACCCGGGGCACCCCGCCGCGGTTGGAGGGTTGCCGGCCAGCTAGCCGGGGACTTGACGCTGGCACTCTTGACCTGAACCAAAGCATCGCGCACGTCAGAAGCGTTGTCACGCTTTAGAATCGCGCTGAGTTTCATTCCGAGGGGGCTGGACCGCCTGCTCAGCTCTGGGGCCAGATCACCTGGTCCGGCAGGCACAGGCTGGCTGAGCGGGTGGTCGGTACCGGTCCGGTGCCGGGGGCGAAGGTCCATTGGGAGATCGGGCCCGCGGCCTTCCACTGCAGGACGCCCGCGGCGTCGGACACCACCTGGTACACCTGCTCGCTGCCGTCGACGAGCTGGGTGCCCACGCAGTAGTCGTTGTATTCGGTGCCCGGTTGCTGCGCTCCGGCACTGAAATTGCCTGCGGGCTGGGTGCGGGAGCCCGGATTCGCCACGTTGCTCGGCGCGTCGACGACCGTGCCACGGCGCCACAGCGGTGCGCCGCGCTGATCGGTGCCACACGTGAATTCCCAGCCACCGGCTACCACCGTCGCGCCCTGTGCGTGGCCTGTCCCTGCCCAGAGACAGTCGACGGCAGGCGCCGCGGTTGCCCGGCCGGTGGCCACACCCAGCAGACCCAACGCGGCAATCGCGGCAACCGAGACGGCTACGCCGCGTCGTAGCCCGGTGGCACGCGGCGGAGTAATGCTTGATCGGCGCTTTTGCGGTGCGTCCTGAGCGAGCGAATCGGTTTCAACAATGAGCATGTCCCGACGATAAAAATCCGCGACCTGCCACAACATCCCGCCAGAGCGCCATTCTCCGGCAATACCGTGGTGCTAGGGGTGTGGCTCCAGAGCTGGGGACAACTCCTTACCCGAATGCCCCTGCGCCCCTAGGGAGGTAGCCGCGGTGTCAGAGCCCGCGGTCAGGTTGATGGAGTCAGATGTGCTCTGCTAGCGTGAAATTTTGCCAGATGATTGCTGAGGTGTCGGTGGCGGTATAGTCCAAGCAAGTCGATCGAACCCCACTGCCGATCCGCGCAAGGACGGGAGTCATGATGCGAAGCATTCTGAAGTTTGCGGCAGTATCGATCCTGCCGACGTTCGCGTTGGTCATACCCGCTGGTCCAGCATCTGCGGACCCGATTTCTTTCGAACCCGCCCACATCGACGCAGGGCCGGGATGTGCGGGAACGGTCACCGCTGAGGTCTCGGCCAGTCAGGGACAACAAGCCCGCGAGTTCGCGGATTTCATAGATAGCTCGGCACGAGTGACGGTGAATTTCGCCGCTGACGCCCCCAGCAATCCCTTTGGCTCGTTGTCCGCCGCGCCGGGCGGCGGAAACAACTGTGCCATCTCCACAACCGTCACGATGCGCAACCTGGATACCGGCGCGAGCACAACCGAGACCCGCACAACTCAGTACGACGGCCATTATGGCTGGAACGCCGCCTTCTTTTCGCTCGACGGCTCCGGCCGCGTCGCTGTCGAGGTGAGCACCAACCCCAACCCGTCCGAGCTGATCATCGACGTCCCCACACCTTTCTAGCCTGACGGGACGCCGATGGTGGCCGATCGTCGATCGCGTTCAGCAACGTGAGCCGACGGTCGGTTCGGCCGACTCGAGATGCCGGGTGGTACCGCGCAGCCGCGTCAGCCCCCACAAAGCCAATGCGCACAGAGAGTAGGCAGCGCCGAGCCAGCAGGATGCTGCCCATCCCCAGGCGGTGTACGTCCAGGTCGTCGTGATTGCTCCGATGGCGGAGCCGAAAGAGTAGAAGGCCATGTAGGCGCCGATGACGCTGCTGGCGCGGTTCGGATGGGCGGTGGTCAGCAGATGCTGGCTGCTGACGTGTACTGCTTGGACGGCGAAGTCGAGCAGGATGATGCCGATGACGAGCAACCACAGGGTGGTTTCGATTCGGGCGATGAGCAGCCAGGAGCCGGTGAGCAGCGCCAGGGACCAGCCGGTGATCGGTTGCGCGTGACCGGTATCGGCCCAGCGTCCGGCGCGGGCCGCCCCGAGGGCTCCGGCCACGCCCGCCAATCCGAGCAGGCCGATTTGGGTGGTGCTGAGGTTCCATGGCTCGGCGCCGAGGGGGAGGGCGAGCCCGCTCCAGAGGGTTCCGAAGGATGCGAAGAGGAACAACGCGATCAGGCCTCGGCTCAGGAACAGTCCATCGGTGCGTGCGAGCCGCCCCATCGACGCCAACACCTGCGTGTACCGCGCGCCCGGAGTCCTGACGTCCGGGGCGAGTTTCGCGCGGACGGTAACGGCGAGCGCAATGCACAACATGGCGAGCAGCCCATACACCGACCGCCAGCCGAGCTCATCACCCAGCACGCCAGCAAGGACGCGAACGCCGAGTATGCCTATCACGACACCCGAGGTGACCGCGCCGATGTTGCGGCCCCGCTCGCTCGGCCCGGAGATGGCGGCGACATAGGCGACGGTCACCTGCACCACGACCGCGAACACCCCCGCGACAACCAAACCCACCACCGCGACGACACCGTTCGGTGCGCCCGCCACGATCGCCGCACCCACACCGGTGAGGATCAGATGTCCGGTGATCAACCGTCGGCGATTCACCACATCACCGAGCGGAACCAGCAGGACCAGTCCGATCAGGTAGCCGATCTGTCCGGCGGCGACCAATCCGCCGAGCAACCCGGATGTCAGCCCCAGGTCATCGCCCGCCGCTTCCAGGATCGGCTGAATCGCGTAGATCGTCGCCACCGCCACAGCGGCCACCAGCGCCAGGACGAATCGCTGCGAGGCCTTGATCTCTGTCGACACGACACCCTCCATCAGTAGCAAATTGCAACCAATTCAACGTAGGGCATAATGGTTTCAAATTGCAACTGAAAGGGAGGAGATGTCATGTCCACGGCCCCCGGCTCCGGCCGCGAGTGGACTGATCCCACCTGCCCCGTCGCGCGAACCGTCGACTTGGTTGGCGACCGGTGGAGCTTGTTGATCGTGCGCGACGCGATGGACGGCGCGGCCGCGTTCACCGAGTTTCAGCAGCGGCTCGGGATCGCGCGAAACATCCTCGCCGACCGCCTCCGCAAGCTCGTCGACCACGGCATCCTCACGCCGACCGCCGCTCCCGGCGGCAAACGGCACACCTACGAACTCACCGAGGCCGGGCGGGATCTCTTCACCACCATCGTGGCCCTGCGGCAATGGGGCGAGCGCCACGCTTTCACCGGCAACGAAGCTCACTCGACACTCGTCGACTCCGTCGGTAGCCCGGTCGCCGAACTGCGCCCAGAAACCCGGGACGGAAAGCCCGCCACCGCGATTACCACCCGAGTTCGCAAGGTGGGAGAGGCATGACCTCCGGCGTCGCAGCGGCTCAGGTTGCGGGAGCGTCCAATTCGAGCGCGGCTCGAGTGGGTGTCGATCGCGGCGTCCGGCAGTTCCTGGATCGCCACGGGCGAACCCGTCCCGTGGTAGGTCGCCAGCACGCCGGGTCCGGACTTGCGCAGGTAGTGTCGTAGTACGTGGAGTCCGCAGTGGTACTGGTAACTGGTTCTTCTGGTGTGGTCGGAGCTGCGGTCGCGCATGAAATGCACACGGCGGGTTGGCAAGTGCGCGGCTGGGACGTTCGCCCAGGGCGGTGGACCACCCACCACGGCGACTTGCGCGATTCGCAGCTTCGGGCACAGGCCGTGCGGGGCGTGGAGACTGTCGTACACACGGCCGCGCTACACGCTCCACATGTCGGCCACGTTCCCGATGACGAGTTTCGCGCCGTCAACGTGGACGCCACCGCCGCCCTGCTCGAGCAGGCGGCCGAATGTGGTGTCCGGCGAATGGTTTACACCAGCAGCACCTCGGTGTACGGGCACGCACTGGTGCCCGATGACCGCGCGGTGTGGGTCGACGAATCACTGGAACCGCGGCCACGAGACATCTACGACGAAACCAAGCTCGATGCGGAAACGCTTCTCAGGAAGGGTGATCACCCACCGACGACGATCGTGTTGCGTATCGCCCGCTGTTTTCCTGAAACACCCGCCATCCAGGCCGCGCACCGGCTCTACCGCGGAGTCGACGTCCGCGACGTAGCCCGCGCGCACCGACTGGCCGCGGAACACCATCAGGTAACCGGTGCATTCAACATCGCTGGGCCGATGCTGTTCCGCCGCACCGATACACAGCAGTTGTGGCGCGATGCGCCGCCACTGCTCGAACGACGGGCGCCCGAGATCGCTGCCTTGTTCCGCCAACAAGGCTGGCCACTGCCCGCCACCATCGACCGCGTCTACGATTCCGGCAAAGCCCGTCGGCAGCTCGGCTACTCGCCCGCCTACGACGCCACAGCGCTCGCGACGAAGCGCCCTTCCGGCCCGCAGCGGAACAATTAGCGGTTCATGGGATTACGGGCTGAGTACCGGGACGATCACTTCGCTCAGCACCTGCCGGAGGTCGCCTACGGGCGGCAGCGCGATGGAGCTGGTGAGCATGCGGAATATCCATTCGGCTATCGCCTCGGGGTCGCGCTGTGCGAGGAGCCCGATTTGCATTCCGAGAGTGATTGGTGGGGCGAATCCGGCGATGAACTGATCGCGTGTCGATGCCAGGTTGGTGGCGAGTTTGACTGCAGCGGAGTCCATTTCGTCAGCCAATAGTTTCGCTACAACAGGGTGCGCTCGAACATATTCGATAGTGTCGGCCATCAGTTCCACGATCAATCCCGGCCACGGCGGTTCCCATTCGCGCTGGGTGAGGATTATCAGGAATCGATCGACCTCTCGTGCGAACAGTAGGCGCGAGATCGCGTCGACGGTGCCGATCTTGCGGTAGACCGTAGCCCGGTTGTAGCCCATCTCATTGGCGACGTCTTGAACGCTGGTGCGCGACAACCCATATCGAGCGAAGCATCGGGCCGCCGCGTCGAGATACGGGTCCAGCTCAGGTGGTGGCGGTGGCGGCATCCCCTCGAAGATCGCGGTCAGGATCGGCGTGCGGTACCGCGATTTCAGCTCCTCCGTCGACAGCGACGGCTTGTTGTTCGACATCGCACCAGCATAGAGCGCGCAGGCGACAGAACGACAAAAGTGTCGCCAGTTGTGCATTGTCTCTGGTGTGCTTACGCTCGGAGATCCGGAGGTTCGACAGGTTCGCAAAGCGGGACTGTCGGTCGCTTATCCGGATTGCCCACTGGGACAAGGGAGTTCGTATGGACGCGATAGTGCGCGCCCTCGGCGGCAAAGGCGTGGTGGCGCTAGACCTGGCCAACGCCCCACGTAAGGACGACGGCTATTTCGGGCCGGGGTCGGTCAGTTGGCGGGTCTATCAGAATCCGATGGTCATCGGTCTCGCCGGACTCCTCGGATCGATCATCGCGATGCTGGATCCGATCGGCGCGGCCGGTGTGGCGCAGAACAGCAGCTACATGAGCGATCCACTGGGGCGGATTCGACGCAGCAATGCCTATTTCATCGCCGCGGTATTCGGTGACACCGAGACGGCGGAGAAGGCGGGCCGGGATCTGTTTCGTCGCCATTCGCACGTCAACGGAGTTGTGCCCAGTACGGGGGAGTCGTACCGCGCCAACGATATCGAGGCGTTGAAGTACACCTATATCACCGGGTTTCCCTGTCTGTGGGATTGCTACACCGCCTTCAGCGGCGACAAGCCGACCAACGCCGATGAGCGTCAATTCTGGGACGAACACGTCGTCGTCGGCGAACTGCTGGGAATCCCGCGTGGTGTACTGCCCCGGACACCGGAACTGGTGGCAGCCTGGGTGCGCGACGCCGAGGAAAACATCATGGCCTACACCGAACCTGCGCAGGAACTGGTGGACTACTTCCTCCATCCACCTCTGACACCCGCCTGGCCGATGGCAATGGTGAATCCGTTCCTGCGTGCGGTGACCTGGGTGGCGCTATCGCAGATGCGGCCAGGCGCCCGCGAAGTCACCGGCATACCCGAAATGAGAGTCCGCACCGCGGCAGTGACACCGTTCGTGCGCACAGCCGCCGCGCTGGCCGGACTGCCCGTGATCGACGACCTGGTGGCGATCGGCGGGTACGAGGCATGGGGCATGCGGCACAACGCAAAACGCCGACATCCCGGCACGGGACGAATCCCGTACGACCGCGACCTCGGATTGGCGCTGCAGCAGGGTAAGGGCGGCACCCTCACCACTGCACAGCCGACCGTCGGCGAGCCAGGGCCCCAACAGGTGACCCGATGACCCGAACAGACGTGATCGCTCACGAACCTCTGCTCGACGACCGCCACTACCACCACACACTCAGCGAGTTCTGGACGGAAACCCATGCGCTGCTGGTGTTCCTACGCCACTTCGGCAGCACCTTCGCCTACGACCAAGCCGACGTGCTGAACCAGGCGTCGGCGGAATTGCAAGCGGCGAATATTCGCCCCGTCATGATCGGTGCCGGAACACCACGGGCCGCAGCGTACTTCCGACGGGTATCCAACACACAAGTACCGGTGTTGGCCGACCCCACCCTGACCATTTACCGCCGACTCGGCCTCCGCCAAGTCTCGCTCGCCTCGACCACACCACGGGTTCTCAGGCGATGGTTAAGCAGCAATCACACCCGAATCTCGCTGGCAGACAAGGATCACGGCCGACAACTCGGCGGCTCGTTCCTCATCGACACCACCGGCACAGTCCTCGCCGAACGTCGATCGACCCGCCCTAGCGAAGTCGCCGACATCGCCGCTATCCACCGGTACCTGGCCATCTCCCGAACCCGATCCGAAAGCGCCGAGCACCCAGCGGTTTCGGACCGCCGGGTGCCGCGGGCATCGGGTCAGCGGGTGGTATAGCCGCCGTTGGCGAAGATCGTTTGGCCGGTGATCCAGCCGCCGTCGGTGGCGAGGAATTCCACCAGCGGCGCGATGTCCTCGATACTGGTGAGGCGACCGCCCATGGCCTGGGACTTGTGGAACTCCACCCGCTCCGGAGTTTCCTGCGGGTAGAAGAACGGGGTGTCCATCGGGCCGGGGGCGACATTGTTGACCGAGATGCCGCGCGCAGCGAACTCTTTCGCCGCGGCGCGAGTGAAATGCTCCACCGGTGCTTTGGCGCCTGCGTAAGTGGAATAGCCATCGGTGAACGCCGCGAGCAGCGAGGTGACAACGGTGACGATCTTGCCACCGTCGTTGAGTCGTTTGCCCGCTTCCTGGAGGAAGAAGTAGGCGGCTTTGGCATTGATGTCGAACATCGAATCGTATTCGGTTTCAGTGGTTTCGATGATCGGCTTGCGCAGTACCTTGCCGACGGTGTTGATCGCGATGTCCACCGACCCGAACGCGTCGACGGCGGTGTCGAACATCCGCCGGACGTTCGCGGGCACGGTCAGGTCGGCCTGAAACTTGACCGCCTTGGCGCCCGCGGCTTCGATCGCCGCCACGGTCTTGTCGGCATCGGTCTCGGTGCCGGCGCTGTTGTAATGCACCAGCACGTTGGCGCCACGTTCGGCCAGCGAGGTACTGATCAGACCGCCCAGGTTCTTCGCGCCCGCGGCGACGACGGCCGACTTGCCTTCCAACACAGTGCTCATGATGAGGGTCCTTCGCTTCGATTCGGAGATCTTCCGAGGTCGACGCTAGGGCCGCCTATTACAAATAGGAAACAGAACTTTTTGGTCTATCTACAACTATTGGTTGTTAACTTGAGGTCTGCGCGGGACGAGAAGCGCGGCGACCGCCCGGTCATTCGTGTGGCATCGGCAAGCTCGAACCTGGGTTGTCACCGGTGGTGAGGAGGTCGCGGATGGCCGATCGAGTGTGCGGCAGCCACACGGCCTGCACCGGGGCCAGCGGCGGATCGGCGAGGTCGATGACCTCCACCGCGCCGCCGAGCGCGGCACCGGGCGGCGCGGTAACGAGGGCGACGGCGTCGGGGTAGTCGAGCACGGCGGAGGCAGGCGTCGTGCCCTGGATCCGGTTCACCACCAGCGTCGGCTCGAAACCCGCACGGCGGCAAGTACTCAGAATGAAATCGGTGTAGAACGACTTCCCCGGCGGAGCCCAGACGACGATCCGCTCGTCATGCAGATCCCGGATGGCAACGGTAGGGCGCCCGGCGAACCGATGACCGCGGGCGACGGCGATGCGCAGCGGGTGATAGGCGATCACCGCGGCGGCCAGCGTGGCGGGGACCGTGATCCCGCGCCGTAGAGCCAAGTCGACGGTGCCATCGAGGACGGCCGATTCGAGATCCCGCGGAAACATCTGCACGGCCGTGACCGACACGTCCGGCATCCCGGTGCGCACCGGCTCGAGCACGCCGTGCACCTCCTCGGACGTGACCGCCGGAGTGTGGGCGACAACGAAGGGCCGCCGTTGCGTGGCCGCTGCGTCACGGACCTGCCGGGCCAGCACCTGCCCGGCCGCCAGCAAGACCGACGCACCCTCGCGCAGCGCCTCCCCGGCGGCCGTGAGGCGGACCTGCCGACCGGTGCGGTCGAACAGCGTCACGCCCAACTGGGCCTCCAGCTTGGCGACCGAACTGCTGATGGCCTGCTGGCTCAGATGCAGCCGCTCGGCAGCCCGGCTGAAGCCGGAGTATTCGGCGACACACAAGAATTGCTGCAGCCGCCGCGCGTCCAACGGCTCGTCGCTGGGCGACACGGCAGGATTGAGCATGCGCGGCATGCTACCGGTAGCTACAAGCAGCAATTGTAGGTAGCTAGATATTTACTGTTTCCGATAGCTGAGTCGGAGATCTACCTTCGAAGAACGGCGTACAACCAGGAAGGCGCCGACCCCGGCGCCGGAAGTGGAGACCGCATGAGCCGCACTACCGTCATCATCATTGTCGGATTCGTCGTCCTCGCCGTGTTCCTGCTCGTGGGCGCGGGGTTCGGGCGCCGCGGGATCCGCCGGGCGACCGAGGATTTCCTTCTTGTATGGCTTGCGCTGGTCAGCGGCAACATGGCGGTCGGCGTGATCGATGAGGGCTATGGCGTTGTCGAGGAAATCCCGTTCTGGATCCTGAATTTCGTACCCGCCGCCGCTGTCGCGGTCTTTGTCCGCTACCTGGTGCGCGACGAGCGCCCCGCAGTGACAGCGGGATAGGCAGACCCGGACGTTTGCTCGCCGAGGCGTGTCCGGGCGGGCGGTGCGGGGTGTTTGCGGCATGCTTTCACGGGTGAATGAGACTGAGCGTTCTGATGGCGTGACCAGTGCGGTTGCGCACCGTATCAGGCCGATGGTCGGGCGTGATCCTCGGGAACGAGGCAGGGCTTCCTCGCCGCTGGAGTTGTTGCTCGATCTGACGTTCGTGGTCGCGGTGGGGACTGCAGCGTCGCAATTCGCGGAGATGCTGGCGGAAGGGCGGGTCGGCCCGGCGATTGTCGCGTTCGTCTTGGCGATGTTCGCGATCGTGGTGGCGTGGTTGAATTTCAGCTGGTTCGCGTCGGCCTTCGACACCGACGATTGGCTATACCGGGTGCTGACGATGCTGCAGATGGTCGGCGTGGTCGTCTTCTCCCTCGGGTTGCCTGCGATGTTCCATTCGGTTGGGCATGGAGAGCGGCTGGAACTGCGCCTGATGGTGATCGGGTACGTGGTGATGCGGGTGGCGATGGTTCTGCAGTGGGCACGGGTGGCCCGGCAGTCCGCCGCGTTCCGTGGT from Nocardia iowensis includes these protein-coding regions:
- a CDS encoding MFS transporter, encoding MTTEIPGQRRIAGFAGLAVASFLGCIDLTIVTTALPAIGDDLQAGASNTELTLGVFLMALSMFMVTAGRVADRLGRRRVLLFGLALFVIASAGAAASWSIGTLLIARFVQGAACAVLYTSTSTLVESLFPQGDRGKAIGWLYSVNGLGLAIGPVLGGLLVPSLGWQSIFWINIPLGIAALIAIALAVPQVQPDRTGGTDWPGQVVVALAVVSAVGIFVLGDLRGWLSPWVLLAGFVLVVAVAVGIVAERRAANPLIDPALFGNRRFVAAIVSDFSLGLFYAAALLVIPTYLTQGRDFDVRQAGFVLLLVSGTLALASPVAGRFVDRLGAHSLLPWGFGLLALAGAGIAWSAFGSHLPVLLVALVLFGAGWALVLGPATVLAISTVPPTRSGFAVGASWTFHNLGGAIGAALATVVFGHTNLDLTDEVGDSTGRVAAIIATTSVVAAVVVVVLTAGRSKTTLPETDQAPAVPIPVDAGTT
- a CDS encoding tRNA-dependent cyclodipeptide synthase; this encodes MTTTTLLSASHKAAYDLRSDTITTEGRSTVLLVSVGADYHEGEKLAATIDLINRSNFGRCAIAVADTLQRHNLSGGTDIDRHARARIAGDEWITRNIGYLNQIDCPTNILRWDFALSHPRYGDLYDAVEQAYETDDRYRNAVDSTIDRFIERRLTREPDVDQDMVRKSCRAYLLEECPIIMPLWAHEGFDYVIYPQRISAAMGRTRELFVEPEHPDRVAWLPLRFKKRKSALHNAEGAEQ
- a CDS encoding 2OG-Fe(II) oxygenase, which encodes MTTATPSLGERVLDTTRQGFDHDSLTALLNGDVHAVRLAGFVRPDALAHLRKAFVGRQDHGPLGTDPQFRRIGHAFSETNTEAGRKRYFEEAHHNIERLRAIAAPYSYPADDLRLLLDEIWPSGASLLRRDGQAFFAGVARYQLAGVDLEPHTDNIGRNLPEDFAIRIRRQLSVNVYLDVPDRGGELEIWDDYPDEREYRDRSGDRVYGIDRASVGNPAVVITPRVGDAIFIDPRRVHAVAPSQDRPRITIGLFIGVSDPAESLKVWS
- a CDS encoding MFS transporter; translation: MSTEIKASQRFVLALVAAVAVATIYAIQPILEAAGDDLGLTSGLLGGLVAAGQIGYLIGLVLLVPLGDVVNRRRLITGHLILTGVGAAIVAGAPNGVVAVVGLVVAGVFAVVVQVTVAYVAAISGPSERGRNIGAVTSGVVIGILGVRVLAGVLGDELGWRSVYGLLAMLCIALAVTVRAKLAPDVRTPGARYTQVLASMGRLARTDGLFLSRGLIALFLFASFGTLWSGLALPLGAEPWNLSTTQIGLLGLAGVAGALGAARAGRWADTGHAQPITGWSLALLTGSWLLIARIETTLWLLVIGIILLDFAVQAVHVSSQHLLTTAHPNRASSVIGAYMAFYSFGSAIGAITTTWTYTAWGWAASCWLGAAYSLCALALWGLTRLRGTTRHLESAEPTVGSRC
- a CDS encoding winged helix-turn-helix transcriptional regulator; the encoded protein is MSTAPGSGREWTDPTCPVARTVDLVGDRWSLLIVRDAMDGAAAFTEFQQRLGIARNILADRLRKLVDHGILTPTAAPGGKRHTYELTEAGRDLFTTIVALRQWGERHAFTGNEAHSTLVDSVGSPVAELRPETRDGKPATAITTRVRKVGEA
- a CDS encoding NAD-dependent epimerase/dehydratase family protein — encoded protein: MVLVTGSSGVVGAAVAHEMHTAGWQVRGWDVRPGRWTTHHGDLRDSQLRAQAVRGVETVVHTAALHAPHVGHVPDDEFRAVNVDATAALLEQAAECGVRRMVYTSSTSVYGHALVPDDRAVWVDESLEPRPRDIYDETKLDAETLLRKGDHPPTTIVLRIARCFPETPAIQAAHRLYRGVDVRDVARAHRLAAEHHQVTGAFNIAGPMLFRRTDTQQLWRDAPPLLERRAPEIAALFRQQGWPLPATIDRVYDSGKARRQLGYSPAYDATALATKRPSGPQRNN
- a CDS encoding TetR/AcrR family transcriptional regulator, with translation MSNNKPSLSTEELKSRYRTPILTAIFEGMPPPPPPELDPYLDAAARCFARYGLSRTSVQDVANEMGYNRATVYRKIGTVDAISRLLFAREVDRFLIILTQREWEPPWPGLIVELMADTIEYVRAHPVVAKLLADEMDSAAVKLATNLASTRDQFIAGFAPPITLGMQIGLLAQRDPEAIAEWIFRMLTSSIALPPVGDLRQVLSEVIVPVLSP
- a CDS encoding oxygenase MpaB family protein, with amino-acid sequence MDAIVRALGGKGVVALDLANAPRKDDGYFGPGSVSWRVYQNPMVIGLAGLLGSIIAMLDPIGAAGVAQNSSYMSDPLGRIRRSNAYFIAAVFGDTETAEKAGRDLFRRHSHVNGVVPSTGESYRANDIEALKYTYITGFPCLWDCYTAFSGDKPTNADERQFWDEHVVVGELLGIPRGVLPRTPELVAAWVRDAEENIMAYTEPAQELVDYFLHPPLTPAWPMAMVNPFLRAVTWVALSQMRPGAREVTGIPEMRVRTAAVTPFVRTAAALAGLPVIDDLVAIGGYEAWGMRHNAKRRHPGTGRIPYDRDLGLALQQGKGGTLTTAQPTVGEPGPQQVTR
- a CDS encoding AhpC/TSA family protein; amino-acid sequence: MTRTDVIAHEPLLDDRHYHHTLSEFWTETHALLVFLRHFGSTFAYDQADVLNQASAELQAANIRPVMIGAGTPRAAAYFRRVSNTQVPVLADPTLTIYRRLGLRQVSLASTTPRVLRRWLSSNHTRISLADKDHGRQLGGSFLIDTTGTVLAERRSTRPSEVADIAAIHRYLAISRTRSESAEHPAVSDRRVPRASGQRVV
- a CDS encoding SDR family oxidoreductase; this encodes MSTVLEGKSAVVAAGAKNLGGLISTSLAERGANVLVHYNSAGTETDADKTVAAIEAAGAKAVKFQADLTVPANVRRMFDTAVDAFGSVDIAINTVGKVLRKPIIETTETEYDSMFDINAKAAYFFLQEAGKRLNDGGKIVTVVTSLLAAFTDGYSTYAGAKAPVEHFTRAAAKEFAARGISVNNVAPGPMDTPFFYPQETPERVEFHKSQAMGGRLTSIEDIAPLVEFLATDGGWITGQTIFANGGYTTR